The genomic interval GACCGGCAACTCGACCATGCGCGCGGGGCGTTGGGCCCCGGGCCCGGTCTCGTGCGGGCCGTCCGGGCAGGCCGGGTCGGGCGAGGCGGGGTCGCAGGAGAAGCGGCAGCCGGGAACGACGGCGACCTCCGGCAGCAGCGCCGAAAGCGCGCGCACGGCCGTCGACTTGGCGGTGCCCTTCTCGCCGCGCACCAGCACACCGCCGACCGCCGGCGACACGGCGTTCAGCAGCAGCGCGAGCCGCAGATCGTCCTGGCCGACAACGGCCGTGAACGGAAAGGGAGTTGTCACTGGTCGTCGCCCTCCAGGTCGCCTTCGAGCTCCAGGTAGGTGGCCCGCAGTCGTTCCAGCGTGTCCGCGTCCGGCTCGGCCCACAGTCCGCGCTCGGCCGCTTCGAGCAGCCGCTCGGTGATGCCGCGCAGCGCCCACGGGTTGGACTTCTTCATGAAGTCCCGGTTCTCCGGGTCGAAGACGTACTCCGCGCTGAGCTTCTCGTACATCCAGTCGTCGACGACCCCGGCCGTCGCGTCGTACCCGAAGAGGTAGTCGACGGTCGCCGCCATCTCGAAGGCGCCCTTGTAGCCGTGCCGCCGCATCGCCGCCATCCAGCGGGGGTTGACGACGCGGGCGCGGAAGACGCGGTGCGTCTCCTCGCCCAGCGTGCGGGTCTTCACCTGGTCCGGGGTGGCGGAGTCGCCGACGTACGCCTCGGGGGAGGTGCCGGTCAGGTGGCGGACCATGGCGACCATGCCGCCGTGGTACTGGAAGTAGTCGTCGGCGTCGACGAGGTCGTGCTCGCGGGTGTCGACATTCTTGGCCGCTACGGCGATGCGCTTGAACGCGGTCTCCATGTCCCCGCGCGCCTGCCGCCCGTCGAGGCCGCGCCCGTAGGCGTAGCCACCCCACACGGCGTACACCTCGGCGAGGTCCGCGTCGCTGCGCCAGTTCCGCGCGTCGATCAGCGGCAGCAACCCCGCCCCGTACGCCCCCGGCTTGGAGCCGAAGATGCGGGCCGTGGCCCGGCGTCGGTCGCCGTGCTCGGCGGTGTCCTCGTCGGCGTGCTTGCGGACGTAGTTGGACTCCGGCGGCTCCTCCAGCTCGGCCACCGCCCGTACCGCGTCGTCGATCAGCCCGACGACGTGCGGGAACGCGTCCCGGAAGAAGCCGGAGATCCGCACCGTGACGTCGATGCGCGGTCGGCCCAGCTCCGTGACGGGCACGATCTCGAAGCCGGTCACCCGGCGCGAGGCGTCGTCCCAGACGGGACGGCAGCCCAGCAGCGCGAGGATCTCGGCGATGTCGTCACCCTGGGTGCGCATCGCCGACGTACCCCAGACCGTGAGGCCGACGGACGTGGGGAACTCGCCGTTGTCCTGGAGGTACCGCTGCACGAGCGAGTCGGCCAGCGCCTGCCCGACCTCCCAACTCAGCCTGGACGGAATGGCCTTGGGGTCGACCGAGTAGAAGTTCCGGCCGGTCGGCAGGACGTTGACCAGACCGCGGGTCGGGGAGCCCGACGGACCCGCCGGGACGTAACCCCCGTTCAGCGCCAGCAGGATGTGGTCGATCTCGTCGGTGGTGCGGGCGAGCCGGGGCACGACCTCGTCGCAGGCGAACTCCAACACCGCGACCGCGTCCGGGAGTTCGGTGCCGATGACGGCACGGACGAGCGCCGGGACCGCCGTGACCTCCCACTCCTGCGACTCCATGCCCTCCGCGAACCGGCGGCACAGCTGCTCCAGCAGATCGATCGCGTCGGCGGCTGAACGGGCGGGCCCGTCGACCAGCTCGCTCAGCTCCACCGGCACCTTCACCGGCGCACCCGGCTCGGCCAGCAACTCCTTCTCGACCAGGCCGAAGTGGAGCGCCAGCGCGGCTCGCAGACCCGGCAGCGCGTTCGCCTGCCCGCCCCACACCTGCGAGGCGCGCAGCACAGCCAGCACGAGGTTCACGCGGGCCTCGCCGACCGGCCCGCCGCCGAGGATGTGCAGCCCGTCGCGGATCTGCACGTCCTTGATCTCGCACAGATAGCCGTCGATGTGCATCACGAACTCGTCGAACGCCGCGTCGTCCGGCTGGTCGTCCACATGCAGGTCGTGGTGCAGCTCGGCCGCCTTCACCAGCGTCCAGATCTGCGCGCGCACGGCCGGCGCCTTCGTCGGGTCCAGGTCGGACACGAGGGCGTACTCGTCGAGGAGTTGCTCCAGCTTCGCCAGGTCGCCGTAGGTGTCGGCACGCGCCATCGGCGGCACGAGGTGGTCGACGACCGTGGCGTGCCCGCGCCGCTTGGCCTGCGTCCCCTCGCCGGGGTCGTTGACGATGAACGGGTAGATCAGCGGGAGTTCACCGAGTACGGCGTCGGGCGCGCAGCCGCTGCTGAGCCCAAGTCCCTTGCCCGGCAGCCATTCCATGGTGCCGTGCTTGCCCATGTGGATGATCGCGTCGGCGCCGAAGCTGTTGTCCAGCCACCGGTATGCGGCCATGTAGTGGTGCGACGGCGGCATGTCGGGGTCGTGGTAGATCGCGATCGGGTTCTCCCCGAAGCCGCGCGGCGGCTGGATCATCACGACGACGTTCCCGAACTGGAGCGAGGCGAGCACGATGTCGTCGCCGTCGACGTAGAGGTTGCCGGGCGGCTCACCCCACGCGTCCAACATGCCCTGCCTGAGCTCCGGTTCGAGCTTGTCGAACCACGCCTGGTAGTCGGCGAGCGGCACCCGCGCGGGCGCGGCGGCCAACTGCTCCTCCGTCAGCCACTCCACGTCGTGGCCACCGGCGTTGATGAGCCGGTGGATCAACTCGTCCCCGTTGTCCGGGTGTTCGTCGACCCCGTACCCGGCGTCCCGCAGGGCATCGAGCACCCGGATCGCCGAGGCGGGCGTGTCCAGGCCGACCGCGTTGCCGACCCGCGAATGCTTCGTCGGATAGGCGGTGAAGACGACCGCGAGCTTCTTCTCGGCGTTCGGCTTGTGCTTCAACTTCGCGTGCCGTACGGCGATCCCGGCGACGCGGGCGGCGCGCTCGGGGTCGGCGACGTAGACCGGGACGCCGTCCGGGCCCTCCTCCTTGAAGGAGAACGGGACGGTGATGAGCCGTCCGTCGAACTCCGGGATCGCGACCTGCATCGCCGCGTCCATGGGGGAGAGGGCGGCGGAGGACTCGTCCCAGGTCGCCCTGGACGACGTAAGGCAAAGGCCTTGCAGCACAGGGACGTCGAGGTCGGCGAGCGCGCCGATGTCCCACGCCTCCTCGTCACCGCCGGCCGACGCCTGCGAGGCGT from Streptomyces sp. NBC_01288 carries:
- the cobN gene encoding cobaltochelatase subunit CobN, which gives rise to MSTVLLLSTADTDLLAARASGAGYRIGNPNRVDVAAELPALVAGADIAVVRLLGGKRAWEDGLAALKSSGIPTVLLGGETVPDAELMAESSVPAGVVAEALRYLVEGGPENLAELARFLSDTVLLTGEGFEEPQKMAEFGVHGERAFVEGRPMVGVLFYRAHHLSGNTAFVDTLCDQIEAKGANALAVYCGSLRGADSGLYEILGTADALIATVLAAGGTHASQASAGGDEEAWDIGALADLDVPVLQGLCLTSSRATWDESSAALSPMDAAMQVAIPEFDGRLITVPFSFKEEGPDGVPVYVADPERAARVAGIAVRHAKLKHKPNAEKKLAVVFTAYPTKHSRVGNAVGLDTPASAIRVLDALRDAGYGVDEHPDNGDELIHRLINAGGHDVEWLTEEQLAAAPARVPLADYQAWFDKLEPELRQGMLDAWGEPPGNLYVDGDDIVLASLQFGNVVVMIQPPRGFGENPIAIYHDPDMPPSHHYMAAYRWLDNSFGADAIIHMGKHGTMEWLPGKGLGLSSGCAPDAVLGELPLIYPFIVNDPGEGTQAKRRGHATVVDHLVPPMARADTYGDLAKLEQLLDEYALVSDLDPTKAPAVRAQIWTLVKAAELHHDLHVDDQPDDAAFDEFVMHIDGYLCEIKDVQIRDGLHILGGGPVGEARVNLVLAVLRASQVWGGQANALPGLRAALALHFGLVEKELLAEPGAPVKVPVELSELVDGPARSAADAIDLLEQLCRRFAEGMESQEWEVTAVPALVRAVIGTELPDAVAVLEFACDEVVPRLARTTDEIDHILLALNGGYVPAGPSGSPTRGLVNVLPTGRNFYSVDPKAIPSRLSWEVGQALADSLVQRYLQDNGEFPTSVGLTVWGTSAMRTQGDDIAEILALLGCRPVWDDASRRVTGFEIVPVTELGRPRIDVTVRISGFFRDAFPHVVGLIDDAVRAVAELEEPPESNYVRKHADEDTAEHGDRRRATARIFGSKPGAYGAGLLPLIDARNWRSDADLAEVYAVWGGYAYGRGLDGRQARGDMETAFKRIAVAAKNVDTREHDLVDADDYFQYHGGMVAMVRHLTGTSPEAYVGDSATPDQVKTRTLGEETHRVFRARVVNPRWMAAMRRHGYKGAFEMAATVDYLFGYDATAGVVDDWMYEKLSAEYVFDPENRDFMKKSNPWALRGITERLLEAAERGLWAEPDADTLERLRATYLELEGDLEGDDQ